The nucleotide sequence CAAATTCTCTCGAAGGTGAGTTTAGAAAGGATAATGCCTTCAATGTGCCCTGTGTTTTCTGGTGGTGTCATGAGTGACGTTATTTTCATCACTATGAAGTATgtgaatttttcatattttaaaaatactaaaaagtaGGTCTTGAATGTTTtagtagaaaataattttcagagttTAACAAGTAGAAGATCATTTTTTCATTGCGCCTTATTTTATACACTCTGAAGGAGGGAAAGTAGAAGGGATTAAATTGActgaaaaagaagggaatagGTAAAGGTACAGTTGAAAAGGGAAATTctagaagagaaaggaagggaaatgaacTACACAGGAAATGAAACAATATAGTTGAAGAAGCAAAGTCATTCAAGAAGATAATACAGCATTAGCTTTGCTGAAATGAATGCCAAAACTATTAAGGCTAAGATGTAGGCAAGTCTTGTGTTAACAGCTGACAGAGTGTTACCTAAGGGTTATGTAATATGTGTATGATATATACACAAATACATAATATGCAAACGTATatacaaaatgcaaattatCAAAtgtataataatataataaatatcAATACAGTACTTGTAATAATATGTAATACATTCAACATATTggggtgtatatatatatgtatatatgcaaaGTGGTGGGAGAAATACCTCCAGATCACTGAATGGAAAATAAACCGGTATGATATGCAGAATGATAGGTTGACATGAGTAACAaaacaggtttggttttgtttttttcttttaatttgggTTCTGGTGTCTGGTGCAACATAGAGTAAGGTTTGTGTTACAGATATACGCTTAGATTACTATTTCCAGGTGTTGCCCATACTTTTTAAAGAGGTAATATTATTGAAGAGGCTCTGTTTAGTAGCTAGTTAAATACATTACTTTTGGTctccttttgtgtgtgtgtatatgcatGTCGCAAAGTCTTTGTTTTGACAGCTTATGGTGCTTAATGAACCCAAAGGTAACAGAACACTTGTCATTTTTGCAGAGTctcatttactttaaaaatttcaaGTAACTTAAGTAGATGCAGGCAACAAAACCCAGTTTCTTGTGGTATGCatcacatttgctttttttagagGAAAGTGATAAGAATGATTCTGGTTTACTGTGCCTGTTTCTTATTTACATTATGCTTCTTTGCTGTAGGAACGTTCCAGCCCTGGGGTCATACTATTCAAGTAGACTGGGCAGATCCTGAGAAAGTAGTTGATGAAGAAACTATGCAGAGAGTTAAAGTATTGTATGTGAGAAATTTAATGATATCTACTACAGAGGACAAAATTAAAGCTGAATTCAACAAGTTCAAGCCAGGAGTAGTTGAACGTGTAAAGAAGTTGAGGGACTAtgcttttgttcattttttccacCGTGAAGATGCAGTTGCTGCTATGTCTGTAATGAATGGAAAGTGCATTGATGGAGCCAGTATTGAGGTAACACTGGCAAAGCCAGTTAACAAAGAAAGTTCTTGGAAGCAACATTTTAATGGTCAGATAAGTCCCAGTTCTGAAAATCTCTTAGGGTTTCCTAACAAAGAAGATGGTACTCAAAAATCCTTGGGGAAACCAGGAAGTCTTTCAGTTCGTCTTAATGGTCAGCACAGTCCAGGCCCCCCTGAAGTTGAAAGAAGTACATACCCCATTTTTCCAGGAATAAAGCTTACTCCAATTAGCATGTATTCTTTAAAGCTGAGTCACTTCAGTTCTGCAGTAATGCATCTGGATTATTTTTGCCATAAAAATAGCTGGGCACCACCAGAATACTGCTTGTATTCAACCACAGGTCAGGATGGGAAAATACTCTTGGTGTACAAGGTGCTTATTTCTAGTATTGCAGATGATTCCCAGAGTTATTTCATGCCAGAAAAGCTCTGTACAACAGTAGAAGATGCAAAGGAATTGGCAGCACAATTCACACTTTTACATCTAGGTAAGCATAAACACTTTTGTTTGCTTATGAAGAACTGAAGCTAGAAAAGTTACTTTCAAATTGTTCTTGGTGTACATATCTTGGTGCACATGTGTTTTTGTATAAAGTAAAAGCTAGTCTACAGAAGACTTGGTTTTTGTGTCAGTTGAGTCTGGACCATCAGA is from Corvus moneduloides isolate bCorMon1 chromosome 5, bCorMon1.pri, whole genome shotgun sequence and encodes:
- the RBM46 gene encoding probable RNA-binding protein 46 isoform X2, producing MPWPRLPGDSAVADMREENKEAANGCGKIRSGAQNGAALLALMEKTGYSMVQQNGQRKFGGPPPGWEGPPPPRGCEVFVGKIPRDMYEDELVPVFERAGKIYELRLMMEFTGENRGYAFVMYTTKEEAQLAIKILNNYEIRPGKFIGVCVSLDNCRLFIGAIPKDKKKEEILNEMKKVTEGVVDVIVYPNATDKSKNRGFAFVEYESHRAAAMARRRLIPGTFQPWGHTIQVDWADPEKVVDEETMQRVKVLYVRNLMISTTEDKIKAEFNKFKPGVVERVKKLRDYAFVHFFHREDAVAAMSVMNGKCIDGASIEVTLAKPVNKESSWKQHFNGQISPSSENLLGFPNKEDGTQKSLGKPGSLSVRLNGQHSPGPPEVERSTYPIFPGIKLTPISMYSLKLSHFSSAVMHLDYFCHKNSWAPPEYCLYSTTGQDGKILLVYKVLISSIADDSQSYFMPEKLCTTVEDAKELAAQFTLLHLANCTPYLI
- the RBM46 gene encoding probable RNA-binding protein 46 isoform X1 — encoded protein: MPWPRLPGDSAVADMREENKEAANGCGKIRSGAQNGAALLALMEKTGYSMVQQNGQRKFGGPPPGWEGPPPPRGCEVFVGKIPRDMYEDELVPVFERAGKIYELRLMMEFTGENRGYAFVMYTTKEEAQLAIKILNNYEIRPGKFIGVCVSLDNCRLFIGAIPKDKKKEEILNEMKKVTEGVVDVIVYPNATDKSKNRGFAFVEYESHRAAAMARRRLIPGTFQPWGHTIQVDWADPEKVVDEETMQRVKVLYVRNLMISTTEDKIKAEFNKFKPGVVERVKKLRDYAFVHFFHREDAVAAMSVMNGKCIDGASIEVTLAKPVNKESSWKQHFNGQISPSSENLLGFPNKEDGTQKSLGKPGSLSVRLNGQHSPGPPEVERSTYPIFPGIKLTPISMYSLKLSHFSSAVMHLDYFCHKNSWAPPEYCLYSTTGQDGKILLVYKVLISSIADDSQSYFMPEKLCTTVEDAKELAAQFTLLHLAPEQAYIALLSLKAAWWDSKANCTPYLI